A stretch of the Streptosporangium sp. NBC_01755 genome encodes the following:
- a CDS encoding PTS mannitol transporter subunit IICB, producing MSTEYTPTVTGTGVKAKIQRFGGYLAGMIMPNIGAFIAWGLITALFIPTGWLPNETLAALVGPMITSLLPILIGYTGGRMVHGQRGAVVGAVATMGVVVGAENPMFLGAMIMGPLAAFLLKLVDSFTADRTKSGFEMLVDNFTAGIVGGATALVGVWAIGPVVSTITTAAGNAVGWLVDANLLPLASVLIEPAKVLFLNNAINHGVLTPLGANEVTQFGQSILFMLESNPGPGLGLLLAYMFFGPRLLRPSTPAAIIIHFLGGIHEIYFPYVLMKPRLILAVIAGGATGILVFIMTGAGLVSAASPGSIFAYLAVTPKGGWFGVLAGVFAATAVSFAVASVLLGFGRRNGDGAEEAAAGSETAPAAKEA from the coding sequence ATGAGCACCGAGTACACCCCCACCGTCACCGGAACCGGGGTAAAAGCGAAAATCCAGCGTTTCGGCGGATATCTCGCCGGAATGATCATGCCGAACATCGGCGCGTTCATCGCCTGGGGTCTGATCACGGCCCTGTTCATCCCCACCGGCTGGTTGCCCAACGAGACCCTCGCCGCCCTGGTCGGGCCGATGATCACGTCGCTGCTGCCCATCCTGATCGGCTACACCGGCGGTCGGATGGTCCACGGCCAGCGCGGCGCCGTGGTCGGCGCCGTCGCCACCATGGGCGTTGTCGTCGGCGCCGAGAACCCGATGTTCCTCGGCGCGATGATCATGGGACCGCTCGCGGCGTTCCTGCTGAAACTCGTTGACAGCTTCACCGCCGACCGCACCAAGTCCGGCTTCGAGATGCTGGTGGACAACTTCACCGCCGGCATCGTCGGCGGCGCCACGGCCCTGGTGGGCGTCTGGGCCATCGGCCCCGTCGTCTCCACGATCACCACCGCCGCCGGTAACGCGGTCGGCTGGCTGGTGGACGCCAACCTGCTGCCGCTGGCCTCGGTCCTGATCGAGCCCGCCAAGGTGCTGTTCCTCAACAACGCCATCAACCACGGCGTGCTGACCCCGCTGGGTGCCAACGAGGTGACCCAGTTCGGCCAGTCGATCCTGTTCATGCTGGAGTCGAACCCCGGCCCCGGTCTCGGCCTGCTGCTGGCCTACATGTTCTTCGGCCCGCGCCTGCTCCGTCCCAGCACCCCCGCCGCGATCATCATCCACTTCCTCGGCGGCATCCACGAGATCTACTTCCCCTACGTGCTCATGAAGCCCCGTCTGATCCTCGCGGTCATCGCCGGTGGCGCCACCGGCATCCTGGTCTTCATCATGACCGGCGCCGGCCTGGTGTCCGCGGCCTCGCCCGGCAGCATCTTCGCCTACCTCGCGGTGACGCCCAAGGGCGGCTGGTTCGGTGTGCTCGCCGGCGTCTTCGCCGCGACCGCCGTCTCCTTCGCCGTGGCCTCGGTGCTCCTCGGCTTCGGCCGGCGCAACGGGGACGGGGCCGAGGAAGCCGCTGCGGGATCCGAAACCGCACCCGCCGCCAAGGAGGCTTAA
- a CDS encoding MarR family winged helix-turn-helix transcriptional regulator has translation MSDMPDPLSLESQVCFALAVASRNVIGVYRPLLEPMGLTHPQYLVMLALWEQAPLSVKELSKLLRLDPGTLSPLLKRLEAVGYIRRQRDGQDQRVLAVSLTPEGRRLRDEAEKVPPAIVRRLGMNLEELRELHRSLNRVIAAADGAHH, from the coding sequence GTGAGTGACATGCCCGATCCCCTAAGTCTGGAGAGCCAGGTGTGCTTCGCCCTGGCGGTCGCCTCGCGCAACGTCATCGGGGTCTACCGGCCACTGCTGGAGCCGATGGGGCTGACCCACCCCCAGTATCTGGTCATGCTCGCCCTCTGGGAGCAGGCGCCGCTGTCGGTCAAGGAGCTGAGCAAGCTACTGAGACTCGACCCCGGTACGCTGTCCCCGCTGCTGAAGCGTCTCGAGGCCGTTGGCTACATCCGGAGGCAGCGTGACGGCCAGGACCAGCGTGTCCTGGCAGTCTCGCTCACGCCGGAGGGCCGAAGGCTACGGGACGAGGCGGAGAAGGTTCCGCCGGCGATCGTCAGGCGTCTGGGAATGAACCTGGAGGAGCTCCGGGAGCTCCACCGGTCGCTGA
- a CDS encoding PTS lactose transporter subunit IIB, giving the protein MASIESKDIHKIIVACDAGMGSSVMLASQLRKQLKSQNVQVEHTPVNSIPADADVVVCHVGLADRARAGAPGKVLIPFQVFIGDPAVTKLVNTIKNGGTVDA; this is encoded by the coding sequence ATGGCCAGTATCGAGAGCAAGGACATCCACAAGATCATCGTGGCCTGCGACGCGGGTATGGGCAGCAGCGTCATGCTCGCCAGCCAGCTCCGCAAGCAGTTGAAGAGCCAGAACGTCCAGGTGGAGCACACCCCGGTCAACTCGATCCCCGCCGACGCCGACGTGGTGGTCTGCCACGTCGGCCTGGCGGACCGGGCCAGGGCCGGCGCACCCGGCAAGGTGCTGATCCCCTTCCAGGTCTTCATCGGAGACCCGGCGGTGACCAAGCTGGTCAACACCATCAAGAACGGCGGCACCGTCGATGCCTGA
- a CDS encoding HPr family phosphocarrier protein, with the protein MPERTVVVASSTGLHARPAKIFVQAAARQGVPVRIRVGEGKPVPANSMLAVLALGAKHGTEVTLEAEGPGAGEALDSLAELLARDLDAEEAPHG; encoded by the coding sequence ATGCCGGAGAGGACAGTGGTCGTCGCCTCAAGCACGGGCCTCCACGCCCGTCCCGCAAAGATCTTCGTGCAGGCCGCGGCCAGGCAGGGAGTGCCCGTCCGTATCCGCGTCGGGGAGGGCAAGCCCGTACCCGCCAACAGCATGCTCGCCGTGCTGGCACTGGGCGCGAAACATGGCACGGAGGTCACGCTGGAGGCGGAGGGGCCTGGGGCAGGCGAGGCGCTCGACTCCCTCGCCGAGCTGCTCGCCCGCGACCTCGACGCCGAAGAGGCACCTCATGGCTGA
- a CDS encoding type II toxin-antitoxin system PemK/MazF family toxin, with product MRDLGEDPRPARGAVSEVYRVDRAATLDYSPDLDGLADPGEIVWAWVPYEEDPNRGKDRPLLVVGRHGRKLLALMLSSRGGNGDPSDWLELGPGRWDRENRVSYLRLDRIFALDEDDIRREGSILDAERFARVAVVLKRTHGWAADG from the coding sequence GTGCGTGATCTTGGCGAGGACCCCCGGCCGGCTCGAGGCGCGGTCAGCGAGGTCTACCGTGTCGACCGGGCGGCGACCCTGGACTACTCCCCCGACCTCGACGGGCTCGCCGACCCCGGCGAGATCGTCTGGGCCTGGGTCCCCTACGAGGAGGATCCGAACCGTGGCAAGGACCGGCCACTGCTGGTCGTCGGCCGCCACGGGCGCAAGCTGCTCGCGCTGATGCTCTCCAGCCGGGGCGGCAACGGCGACCCGAGCGACTGGCTGGAGCTCGGCCCCGGCCGCTGGGACCGGGAGAACCGCGTCTCCTACCTGCGCCTGGACCGGATCTTCGCCCTCGATGAGGACGACATCCGGCGCGAGGGCTCCATCCTCGACGCCGAGCGCTTCGCCCGCGTGGCCGTCGTACTCAAGCGCACCCACGGCTGGGCCGCCGACGGCTGA
- the ptsP gene encoding phosphoenolpyruvate--protein phosphotransferase: protein MAEALKGLGVSSGRAAGRVCRMAGPPELPPRHPVADTDAELGLALDALRATAAELAERAEKAPDAEAQAILEAQSFIADDPGLHESVETSVRAGADAAHAIDEACAHHRHALLAAGGYIAERAADLDDIRNRAVAAVLGLPVPGVPTPGHPFVLVAEDLSPADTVNLDPDTVLALVTEKGGPTSHTAILARARGLPAVVACRGMSEVDEGTWVSVDGLRGEVEVGIGEEAATEIQRLAEAERRRKSTSRGPGRTSDGHPVKLLLNVGSAADLTPQGVDAEGVGLFRTEFLFLDRREEPGYEEQVAAYAAVFRAVPGGHVVVRTLDAGTDKPLPFLGLADETNPALGIRGLRVSRVRPEVLDTQLDAIAEAARQSGAEPWVMAPMVTTAGEAADFAGRARARGITRVGAMVEVPAAALHAGRLLKELDFLSIGTNDLSQYTFASDRQHGDLADLLDPWQAALLQLIADCAAAGQSVGKPVGVCGEAAADPLLATVLVGLGVTSLSMSAPSVPAVRESLAAHSLAQCRDNAQIALGSDDPEQARKLIVPGW, encoded by the coding sequence ATGGCTGAGGCGCTCAAGGGCCTGGGCGTGAGCTCCGGCCGGGCGGCCGGGCGGGTCTGCCGGATGGCGGGTCCGCCGGAGCTGCCGCCCCGCCACCCGGTCGCCGACACCGACGCCGAGCTCGGCCTGGCGCTGGACGCGCTGCGGGCCACCGCCGCCGAACTGGCGGAGCGGGCGGAGAAGGCGCCCGACGCCGAAGCTCAGGCGATCTTGGAGGCACAGTCCTTCATCGCCGACGACCCCGGTCTGCACGAGTCCGTGGAGACGAGTGTCAGGGCGGGTGCGGACGCCGCGCACGCCATCGACGAGGCGTGCGCCCACCACCGGCACGCGCTGCTGGCGGCGGGCGGCTACATCGCCGAGCGAGCCGCCGACCTCGACGACATCCGTAACCGGGCCGTCGCGGCGGTGCTCGGCCTGCCCGTTCCCGGGGTGCCCACTCCCGGTCATCCCTTCGTCCTGGTCGCCGAGGACCTCTCCCCCGCCGACACGGTGAACCTGGACCCCGACACCGTCCTCGCCCTCGTCACCGAGAAGGGCGGCCCGACCAGCCACACCGCCATTCTGGCCCGCGCCCGCGGCCTGCCCGCCGTGGTCGCCTGCCGGGGAATGAGCGAGGTCGACGAGGGGACGTGGGTGTCCGTCGACGGTCTGCGGGGCGAGGTGGAAGTCGGTATCGGTGAGGAGGCCGCCACCGAGATCCAGCGCCTGGCGGAGGCCGAGCGCCGCCGGAAGAGCACGAGCCGGGGTCCCGGCCGGACCTCCGACGGCCACCCGGTCAAGCTGCTGCTCAACGTCGGCTCCGCGGCCGACCTCACGCCGCAGGGGGTGGACGCCGAGGGAGTGGGACTGTTCCGCACGGAGTTCCTCTTCCTGGACCGGCGCGAGGAGCCCGGCTACGAGGAGCAGGTGGCCGCCTACGCCGCGGTCTTCCGTGCCGTCCCCGGCGGGCACGTCGTGGTCCGCACCCTCGACGCGGGCACCGACAAGCCGCTGCCGTTCCTCGGGCTGGCCGACGAGACCAACCCGGCGCTGGGCATCCGGGGGCTGCGGGTCTCCCGGGTCAGGCCCGAGGTGCTCGACACCCAGCTCGACGCCATCGCCGAGGCAGCGCGCCAGAGCGGAGCCGAGCCATGGGTGATGGCCCCGATGGTGACGACGGCGGGCGAGGCGGCCGACTTCGCCGGGCGGGCCCGCGCCCGGGGAATCACCCGGGTCGGGGCGATGGTGGAGGTCCCCGCCGCCGCGCTGCACGCCGGGCGCCTGCTGAAGGAGCTCGACTTCCTGAGCATCGGCACCAACGACCTGAGCCAGTACACCTTCGCCTCCGACCGGCAGCACGGGGATCTCGCCGACCTGCTCGATCCCTGGCAGGCGGCGCTGCTCCAGCTGATCGCCGACTGCGCGGCGGCCGGGCAGTCGGTGGGCAAGCCCGTCGGCGTGTGCGGCGAGGCGGCGGCGGACCCGCTCCTGGCGACGGTCCTGGTCGGGCTGGGCGTCACCAGTCTGTCGATGTCGGCGCCCAGCGTCCCCGCGGTACGGGAGAGCCTCGCCGCCCACTCCCTGGCGCAGTGCCGCGACAACGCTCAGATCGCCCTGGGCTCGGACGACCCCGAACAGGCCAGAAAGCTGATCGTCCCGGGCTGGTGA
- a CDS encoding zinc-dependent dehydrogenase, with protein sequence MKVARFYAPGDIRVEDAPEPAAGPGEIKIRVRNCSTCGTDAKISKYGHHHIKPPRVMGHEIAGEVVDAVDAGEWAPGDRVQVIAAIPCGTCEECLRGRMTVCPNQESMGYHYDGGFAEYMVIPAKILAVNGVNRIPDEVGFAEASVAEPLACVLNGQELARVGEGDDVVIMGSGPIGCLHVRLARSRGAARVFLVDINAERLEMAAGLVHPDASVHGEDVVEQVLKLTDGRGADVVITAAASGAAQEQALRMAARQGRVSFFGGLPKDNPIIRCDSNLVHYRELTIVGANGSSPAHNAQALRLIADGSVPVSDLITHRLPLAEVLEGIDIVSRGEAIKVTIEP encoded by the coding sequence GTGAAGGTCGCCCGTTTCTACGCTCCCGGCGACATCCGCGTCGAGGATGCGCCGGAGCCCGCCGCCGGACCAGGCGAGATCAAGATACGCGTGCGCAACTGCTCGACCTGCGGTACCGACGCGAAGATCTCCAAGTACGGCCACCACCACATCAAGCCCCCCAGGGTCATGGGCCACGAGATCGCCGGCGAGGTGGTCGACGCCGTCGACGCCGGCGAGTGGGCCCCAGGTGACCGAGTGCAGGTGATCGCCGCGATTCCCTGTGGGACGTGCGAGGAGTGCCTCCGGGGCCGGATGACCGTCTGCCCGAACCAGGAGTCGATGGGCTACCACTACGACGGCGGCTTCGCCGAGTACATGGTCATCCCGGCCAAGATCCTGGCGGTCAACGGCGTCAACCGCATTCCCGACGAGGTCGGCTTCGCCGAGGCTTCGGTGGCCGAGCCGCTGGCCTGCGTGCTCAACGGCCAGGAACTGGCCCGGGTGGGCGAGGGCGACGACGTGGTGATCATGGGGTCCGGCCCGATCGGCTGCCTGCACGTGCGGCTGGCGCGGTCGCGGGGCGCGGCGCGGGTCTTCCTCGTCGACATCAACGCCGAGCGGCTGGAGATGGCCGCCGGGCTGGTCCACCCGGACGCGTCGGTGCACGGCGAGGACGTCGTCGAGCAGGTGCTCAAGCTGACCGACGGCAGGGGCGCCGACGTCGTCATCACCGCCGCCGCCTCGGGAGCGGCCCAGGAGCAGGCGCTGCGGATGGCGGCCCGCCAGGGGCGGGTCAGCTTCTTCGGAGGCCTGCCCAAGGACAACCCGATCATCCGGTGCGACTCCAACCTGGTCCACTACCGGGAACTGACCATCGTCGGTGCCAACGGGTCCAGCCCCGCGCACAACGCCCAGGCCCTGCGGCTGATCGCCGATGGCTCGGTGCCGGTCTCCGACCTGATCACGCACCGGCTGCCGCTCGCGGAGGTCCTGGAGGGGATCGACATCGTCAGCAGGGGCGAGGCCATCAAGGTGACCATCGAACCCTGA
- a CDS encoding DeoR/GlpR family DNA-binding transcription regulator: MYAEERQQEILRRARTVGRVDVVTLAEEFAVTTETIRRDLTALERLGMLRRVHGGAISVERLGFEPELAARDEVMISEKERIAKAALAELPEDGAIIIDAGSTTGRLVQAMPTDRELTVIVNSPPLATVLATRVNLTVIMLGGRVRGRTLATVDDWALRPLSDLHVDVAFMAANGCSVAKGLTTPDPAEAAIKRAMVDAAQRCVLLADHTKFANTYLARFASVQEIDVVISDMGLDTEVAAEMAAAGPEVIRA; this comes from the coding sequence ATGTACGCCGAGGAGCGGCAACAGGAGATCCTGCGCCGGGCGCGTACGGTCGGACGGGTAGACGTGGTAACGCTCGCGGAGGAGTTCGCCGTCACCACCGAGACCATCCGCCGCGACCTGACCGCGCTGGAGCGCTTGGGGATGCTGCGGCGCGTGCACGGCGGTGCGATCTCGGTCGAGCGGCTGGGGTTCGAACCTGAACTTGCCGCCCGCGACGAGGTAATGATCTCGGAAAAGGAGCGTATCGCCAAGGCGGCGCTCGCCGAGCTCCCCGAGGACGGCGCGATCATCATCGACGCCGGCTCGACGACCGGCAGGCTGGTGCAGGCGATGCCGACCGACCGGGAGCTGACCGTGATCGTGAACTCCCCGCCGCTGGCGACGGTACTGGCCACCCGCGTCAACCTGACGGTGATCATGCTGGGTGGCCGGGTGCGCGGGCGGACCCTGGCCACCGTCGACGACTGGGCGCTGCGGCCCCTCTCCGACCTGCACGTGGACGTGGCGTTCATGGCGGCCAACGGATGCTCGGTGGCCAAGGGGCTGACGACACCGGACCCCGCCGAGGCCGCCATCAAGCGGGCGATGGTCGACGCGGCGCAGCGATGCGTACTGCTGGCCGACCACACCAAGTTCGCCAATACCTACCTGGCCCGCTTCGCCTCGGTCCAGGAGATAGATGTGGTGATCAGTGACATGGGACTTGACACCGAGGTCGCGGCCGAGATGGCCGCGGCCGGGCCCGAGGTGATCCGGGCATGA
- a CDS encoding DUF5302 domain-containing protein: MSDVTPEEPESSDDELKRKFREALERKKLAQADASAGGKGKNASKIHGAHGPAAAKRSFRRKSGG, translated from the coding sequence ATGTCTGACGTCACGCCGGAGGAGCCCGAGAGTTCCGACGACGAACTGAAGCGCAAGTTCCGCGAGGCCCTGGAGCGCAAGAAGCTCGCCCAGGCGGACGCGAGCGCCGGAGGCAAGGGGAAGAACGCCTCCAAGATCCACGGTGCTCACGGCCCGGCTGCGGCCAAGCGCTCCTTCCGCCGCAAGAGCGGCGGCTGA
- the pfkB gene encoding 1-phosphofructokinase, with protein sequence MIVTLTLNPSLDRTIEVGSLTRGAVIRAAATHLDPGGKGVNVSRALLANQVRSCAVVPFAGDEGRRLVSLLSAEGIEMITVPVAGATRSNVALAEPDGTVTKINEPGSALSAADLDTIAEAVLSAASSADWVVASGSLPPEVPIDVYARLCERFKGAGINVAVDTSGPALVHALAEAPSLIKPNREELSEATGMVLSSLGDAIKAAENLRARGAGTVLASLGSDGAILLQGDQVWYGQCPVAEPRSTVGAGDAMLAGFLAGGAQGESALVEALAWATAAVGLPGSRMPSPHDIRRDDVRVTGADPTLPLQPGG encoded by the coding sequence ATGATCGTCACCCTGACCCTCAACCCCAGCCTGGATCGTACGATCGAGGTCGGGTCGCTTACCCGCGGGGCCGTCATCCGCGCCGCCGCCACACACCTCGACCCCGGCGGCAAGGGCGTCAACGTCTCCCGTGCGCTGCTGGCCAACCAGGTCCGCTCCTGCGCCGTCGTCCCCTTCGCGGGCGACGAGGGACGGCGGCTGGTGAGCCTGCTCTCGGCCGAGGGCATCGAGATGATCACCGTACCGGTCGCCGGGGCCACCCGGTCCAACGTCGCGCTGGCCGAGCCCGACGGCACGGTCACCAAGATCAACGAGCCGGGCAGCGCCTTGTCGGCGGCCGACCTCGACACCATCGCCGAGGCCGTGCTCAGTGCGGCAAGCTCCGCGGACTGGGTGGTCGCCTCCGGCAGCCTCCCGCCCGAGGTGCCGATCGATGTCTACGCCCGCCTGTGCGAACGGTTCAAGGGCGCAGGCATCAACGTCGCGGTCGACACCAGCGGCCCCGCGCTCGTCCACGCGCTCGCCGAGGCTCCCTCCCTGATCAAACCCAACCGGGAGGAGCTGAGCGAGGCGACGGGGATGGTTCTCTCATCGCTGGGCGACGCCATCAAGGCCGCAGAGAACCTGCGGGCCCGAGGCGCGGGAACCGTCCTGGCCAGCCTGGGATCCGACGGCGCGATCCTCCTCCAGGGAGACCAGGTCTGGTACGGCCAATGCCCGGTGGCCGAGCCGCGCAGCACCGTCGGCGCCGGCGACGCCATGCTCGCCGGGTTCCTCGCCGGCGGCGCACAGGGCGAGAGCGCACTGGTCGAGGCGCTGGCCTGGGCTACCGCCGCGGTCGGGCTGCCGGGCAGCCGAATGCCCTCCCCGCACGACATCCGGCGCGATGACGTTCGCGTCACCGGAGCCGATCCCACCCTGCCGCTGCAGCCCGGGGGCTGA
- a CDS encoding PTS sugar transporter subunit IIA, whose amino-acid sequence MPETAPLPLDPRAILLAASATGRDDAIRQCGQALLSVGAVESPYINAMLERERSISTYVGEGVAIPHGTLAAKDAVRHDAISVVRFPDGVDWDGDQVTVCIGIAAKGDGHVRLLAELAQILMDPEQAQALREATEVADVVRLLQPNEEDEAQ is encoded by the coding sequence ATGCCTGAGACAGCGCCGCTGCCGCTGGACCCGCGCGCCATCCTGCTGGCGGCCTCGGCCACCGGCCGCGACGACGCGATCCGCCAGTGCGGGCAGGCCCTGCTCTCCGTCGGCGCGGTGGAGAGCCCCTACATCAACGCCATGCTCGAACGGGAGCGCTCGATCTCCACCTACGTCGGTGAGGGGGTCGCCATCCCGCACGGCACCCTGGCCGCCAAGGACGCCGTCCGGCACGACGCCATCAGCGTCGTTCGCTTCCCGGACGGCGTCGACTGGGACGGCGACCAGGTGACGGTGTGCATCGGTATCGCCGCCAAGGGCGACGGCCACGTACGGCTGCTCGCCGAACTCGCCCAGATCCTGATGGATCCCGAGCAGGCCCAGGCCCTTCGCGAGGCGACGGAGGTCGCCGATGTGGTCCGGCTGCTGCAACCCAACGAAGAGGACGAAGCACAGTGA